Proteins encoded within one genomic window of Natator depressus isolate rNatDep1 chromosome 1, rNatDep2.hap1, whole genome shotgun sequence:
- the POMP gene encoding proteasome maturation protein, whose amino-acid sequence MNSRGVGSQLKDSIPIAEFSASGAFGGHDILRRGFTSVKNELLPSHPLELSEKNFQLNQDKMNLSTLRNIQGLHAPLKLQMEFKAAKQIQRLPFLHSSNIALDTLRGNDECIGFEDILNDPSQSEVMGEPHVMVEYRLGLL is encoded by the exons aattccaGAGGAGTTGGATCTCAGCTTAAGGATAGCATCCCAATTGCTGAATTTTCAGCTAGTGGAGCATTTGGAGGTCATGATATTCTACGCAGAGG CTTtacaagtgtgaaaaatgaacTTTTGCCGAGCCATCCTTTGGAACTGTCAGAAAAAAAT TTTCAGCTAAACCAAGATAAAATGAATTTATCGACTCTGAGAAATATTCAAGGACTCCATGCACCTCTAAAGCTGCAAATGGAATTCAAAGCAGCAAAGCAG ATCCAGCGTCTTCCGTTTCTGCATAGCTCAAATATAGCGCTGGATACACTGAGAGGAAATGATGAATGCATTGGTTTTGAGGATATTCTTAATG ACCCATCGCAGAGTGAAGTTATGGGAGAACCACATGTGATGGTGGAATACAGGCTTGGTTTATTGTAA